The following are encoded in a window of Podospora pseudoanserina strain CBS 124.78 chromosome 6, whole genome shotgun sequence genomic DNA:
- the GEA2 gene encoding GDP/GTP exchange factor for ARF (EggNog:ENOG503NU9D; COG:U), translated as METGGEGTGSEEAVGVLEKGEEGEVAVEGGDGVVEGEGGETTEKTALLETSAVDEPRLSSSSEKASSTEETAAAGEQGRPSTSSNTEISSESFDLRPYSLPSVRELFRVLVSFLDPHDRRHPDQMRVMALRIIHVALEVAGPSIARHPALAAIAEDQLCCYLFQLVRSDNMAVLQEALIVASTLLSTCRHVLKLQQELYLSYLVACLHPAVEIPREPGIDPSLYSGIPQSPKLVKPPPSQQGSGRSTPVPVKDRQKLGLEGGARKPDARQAMVENIGVLARMPTFMVDLFVNYDCDEDRADLCEDMIGLLSRNALPDSATWSTTSVPPLCLDALLRFIQYIAERLDQTPETEGYPDPEVLREKRRRKKLIIKGANKFNENPKGGLAYLQEKGIIADAKDPVCVAKFLSGTTRVNKKQLGEFLTKRGNEAILDAFMDQFDFSGKRADEALRMMLGTFRLPGEAPLIERVVVSFSEKYFKSEPEGIADQDSVYVLSYAIIMLNTDQHNPTIKKEARMNEAAFARNLRGVNGGKDFPPEYIHDIFHAISTNEIILPSEHDNKHAFDYAWKELLLKSDSAGPLVLCDTNIYDADMFATTWNAIVSCLFFVFMSATDDTVYARVITGFDECARIATKYGNSEALDEIVYRLGYISTLSSEGGSNTTLNTEVQVGENSVMVSELAVKFGRDVRPQLATLVLFRVVTGSEPVIKKSWKHIIRIWLNLFVNSLIPPFFSTEADKLSLPPIPLQPPSQVIDRGAKQNETGFFSAFTSYISSYAADDPPEPSDEELESTLCTVDCVNQCHMGDVFANVSSLPSHNLEALVDSLLAQIPEDNGSTVIIVKAENIPPSGTNGQKPRQTTAVYDPGLVYILEFCTVLALRDETTIEVLGKRVVEAIQEILRDVPRYHPVLIERATFYLFNLLQASYDFDYVRVPILLHTVSSFPKDTLIKTSGLVLRGLKLCIEKPCPLRNEMMTSPDFWVILQTLATNPDSAEAVFEILEKGVINSNPSAIMADNYEASLSLLNEYASMASVGAVAEQQNDRKVKGRKFIAKKLEKPSDNKVVERGVRALEGIYKLTSRIPGLMSQSHLESREAWSAYWLPVFQALTTQCTNPCREIRHLAFSSLQRTLLSPDLTSQEEHDEWTAIFGEVLFPLILRLLKPEVFSSDRDGMSETRVQAASLLSKVFLQYLVMLSEWEGLLGLWVRIIEIMDRLMNSGQGDSLEEAVPENLKNVLLIMASNGYLVPPSKNPEREELWNETWKRIDRFLPGLRADLALDVPEEVVPAARGEQQVVQPQGEEGKVEGAAA; from the exons atggagactgggggtgaggggacggggagtgaggaggctgtgggggttttggagaagggggaggagggggaggtagcggttgaggggggtgatggggtggttgagggagaagggggtgagaCGACTGAGAAGACGGCTTTGTTGGAGACGTCGGCGGTTGATGAGCCGAGGCTTTCATCGAGCTCGGAAAAGGCGAGCAGTACTGAGGAaacggctgctgctggagaacAGGGGAGGCCGAGTACGAGTTCTAACACGGAAATCAGCTCTGAGTCGTTTGACCTACGGCCTTATTCGTTACCATCGGTCCGCGAGCTTTTCAGGGTGCTGGTTAGCTTCTTGGACCCTCATGACCGCCGCCATCCCGATCAAATGAGAGTCATGGCTCTCAGGATCATCCACGTGGCGCTTGAGGTGGCAGGGCCATCGATTGCGAGGCACCCAGCGCTTGCGGCGATTGCAGAGGATCAGCTGTGCTGCTATCTCTTCCAGCTTGTACGCTCCGATAATATGGCCGTGCTGCAGGAAGCGTTGATTGTGGCGAGCACCCTTCTTTCAACCTGCAGACATGTTCTAAAGCTTCAGCAGGAGCTGTACCTGTCTTACTTGGTCGCTTGCCTTCATCCGGCGGTGGAGATCCCTCGAGAGCCAGGCATTGACCCCAGTCTTTATTCGGGCATCCCACAGTCGCCAAAGTTGgtcaaaccaccaccatcgcagCAAGGTAGTGGCCGTTCTACGCCTGTTCCAGTCAAGGACCGCCAAAAGTTGGGGCTGGAAGGGGGCGCGCGCAAACCAGATGCCAGACAGGCCATGGTTGAGAATATTGGAGTGCTGGCTCGCATGCCTACCTTTATGGTGGATCTGTTTGTCAACTATGACTGCGATGAGGACAGGGCTGATCTGTGTGAGGACATGATCGGTCTGTTGTCAAGAAATGCGCTCCCAGACTCGGCTACTTGGAGCACGACAAGCGTGCCACCTCTCTGTTTGGATGCGCTACTTCGCTTCATCCAGTACATTGCAGAAAGACTTGACCAGACCCCTGAAACAGAGGGCTATCCCGACCCGGAAGTACTCAGAGAAAAGAGGCGAAGGAAaaagctcatcatcaagggCGCAAACAAGTTCAACGAAAATCCAAAGGGCGGTTTGGCATATCTCCAGGAAAAGGGGATCATTGCCGATGCTAAAGACCCAGTCTGTGTGGCCAAGTTCTTGTCGGGTACGACAAGAGTCAACAAGAAGCAGCTTGGCGAGTTCCTCACCAAGAGAGGCAACGAGGCTATTCTAGATGCGTTTATGGACCAGTTTGACTTCTCTGGAAAGAGAGCAGACGAGGCGCTGCGCATGATGCTGGGAACTTTCCGCCTGCCTGGCGAAGCGCCTCTGATTGAGAGGGTAGTTGTTTCATTCTCGGAGAAGTACTTCAAGTCGGAGCCTGAGGGCATCGCAGACCAGGACTCGGTCTATGTCCTCTCCTACGCGATCATCATGCTGAATACGGACCAGCATAATCCAACCATCAAGAAAGAAGCTCGCATGAACGAGGCGGCCTTTGCGAGGAACTTGCGGGGTGTCAATGGCGGGAAGGATTTCCCTCCGGAGTACATCCATGACATCTTCCACGCCATCAGCACGAATGAGATCATCCTGCCATCTGAGCATGACAACAAGCATGCGTTTGACTATGCCTGGAAGGAGCTGCTTCTCAAGTCTGACTCGGCCGGGCCGCTGGTGTTGTGCGATACGAACATTTATGATGCCGACATGTTTGCCACGACGTGGAACGCGATTGTGTCgtgtttgttttttgttttcatgTCGGCGACGGATGATACGGTTTATGCGAGGGTGATTACCGGGTTCGATGAGTGCGCAAGGATCGCGACCAAGTACGGGAATAGCGAGGCGCTGGATGAGATTGTGTATCGGTTGGGCTATATCTCGACTCTGAGCAGTGAGGGAGGGTCGAATACGACGCTTAATACCGAGGTGCAGGTTGGGGAGAATAGTGTTATGGTGAGTGAGCTGGCGGTCAAGTTTGGTAGGGATGTGAGGCCGCAGTTGGCgacgttggtgttgtttaGGGTTGTTACTGGGAGTGAGCCGGTGATCAAGAAGAGTTGGAAGCAT ATCATTCGGATATGGCTCAACTTGTTTGTCAACTCGCTTATACCGCCGTTCTTCTCGACAGAAGCGGATAAGCTCTCGCTGCCGCCTATTCCTCTGCAGCCGCCATCCCAGGTCATTGATCGGGGTGCCAAGCAGAACGAGAcaggcttcttctcggcattCACCTCGTATATCTCAAGCTATGCGGCCGATGACCCGCCTGAACCTTCAGATGAGGAATTGGAGAGCACGCTCTGCACTGTCGACTGCGTCAACCAGTGTCACATGGGGGATGTGTTTGCCAATGTCTCGAGCCTACCAAGTCATAATCTTGAAGCACTGGTAGATTCTTTGCTGGCACAAATTCCAGAAGACAATGGGTCgaccgtcatcatcgtcaaggCCGAGAATATCCCACCGTCTGGAACTAACGGACAGAAACCTCGTCAGACCACCGCCGTTTACGACCCGGGGTTGGTATACATCTTGGAGTTCTGCACAGTCCTCGCCCTTCGTGATGAGACCACCATCGAGGTTCTCGGCAAGCGGGTCGTGGAAGCTATCCAGGAGATCCTGAGAGATGTTCCTCGGTACCACCCTGTCCTCATCGAGAGAGCTACCTTCtacctcttcaacctcctccaagcaAGTTACGACTTTGACTACGTCCGCgttcccatcctccttcacACCGTCTCCAGCTTCCCCAAAGACACTCTCATAAAGACGTCTGGTCTCGTCCTCCGCGGCCTAAAGCTCTGCATCGAAAAGCCATGCCCTCTCCGAAACGAGATGATGACCTCACCCGACTTTTGGGTCATCCTCCAGACCCTCGCCACCAACCCAGACTCAGCAGAGGCCGTCTTTGAGATTCTGGAGAAGGGTGTtatcaacagcaacccctcGGCAATCATGGCGGACAACTACGAGGCGTCTCTCTCGTTGCTCAACGAATATGCCAGCATGGCGAGCGTCGGCGCGGTAGCAGAGCAGCAAAACGACCGCAAGGTCAAGGGCCGCAAATTCATTgccaagaagcttgagaaACCAAGCGACAACAAGGTTGTCGAAAGGGGCGTTAGGGCCCTGGAGGGAATCTACAAGCTCACGTCTCGCATCCCCGGTCTCATGTCCCAGAGTCATCTAGAGAGCAGGGAGGCGTGGTCGGCGTATTGGCTTCCTGTTTTCCAGGCCCTAACAACGCAGTGCACGAACCCCTGTCGGGAGATTAGACATTTGGCGTTTTCTAGCCTGCAGAGGACGCTGCTTAGCCCAGATCTGACGTCCCAGGAGGAGCATGATGAGTGGACGGCGATTTTCGGGGAGGTGCTGTTCCCGCTTATCTTGAGGCTGTTGAAGCCGGAGGTTTTCAGCTCGGATCGGGACGGGATGAGCGAGACGAGGGTGCAGGCTGCGAGCTTGCTGAGCAAAGTTTTCTTGCAGTATTTGGTCATGCTGAGCGAGTGggaggggctgttggggttgtgggtgaGGATTATTGAGATTATGGACCGGTTGATGAATAGTGGGCAGGGGGATAGTTTG gaggaggctgttccGGAGAATTTGAAGAATGTGTTGCTTATTATGGCGAGTAATGGGTACTTGGTGCCGCCGAGCAAGAACCccgagagggaggagctgtGGAACGAGACGTGGAAGAGGATTGATAGGTTTCTGCCGGGGTTGAGGGCGGATTTGGCGCTGGATGTGcctgaggaggtggtgccgGCGGCTAGGGGGGAGCAGCAGGTGGTGCAGCctcaaggggaggaggggaaggtggaaGGGGCGGCGGCGTGA
- the ANP1 gene encoding Mannan polymerase II complex anp1 subunit (EggNog:ENOG503NYQU; COG:S; CAZy:GT62) yields MLPFTSSGSKVVPRHHVSGYSNGYPRGNTFEISPHRFTPRGTTPISRRRKRLFVRLGIVAAILFLFGLITWNGGSVLSVLSLGLLSSSDDFQLETVRYYDLSNVQGTARGWEREERILLCVPLRDAESHLGMFFSHLRNFTYPHNLIDLAFLVSDSKDRTLEVLTESLEAIQNDVDDNQHFGEISIIEKDFGQIVNQDVESRHGFAAQAPRRKLMARARNWLLSAALRPYHSWVYWRDVDVETAPFTILEDLMRHNKDVIVPNVWRPLPDWLGGEQPYDLNSWQESETALALADTLDEDAVIVEGYAEYATWRPHLAYLRDPYGDPDMEMEIDGVGGVSILAKARVFRYGAHFPAFSFEKHAETEGFGKMAKKMQFSVVGLPHYTIWHLYEPSVDDIKHMEQMEKERLAKEAEEKEKAEKSKKIKEEFGDTTGQWEQDKTKLQNIALQDKKEKEAQAEKKAEAQPAAQAPAQGQQKVEGKQEGAKT; encoded by the exons ATGCTGCCCTTCACGTCGTCGGGGTCCAAAGTGGTCCCCCGTCACCATGTAAGCGGGTACTCTAATGGTTATCCGCGAGGGAACACATTTGAGATTTCTCCCCACAG ATTCACACCACGAGGCACAACACCGATATCCCGAAGACGAAAACGCTTATTCGTACGGCTCGGCATCGTCGCGGccatccttttcctcttcggccTGATCACCTGGAACGGCGGCTCGGTCCTCTCGGTGCTCTCGCTCGGCCTGCTGTCGAGCAGCGACGACTTCCAGCTCGAGACGGTGCGATACTATGACCTGTCTAACGTCCAGGGCACCGCCagggggtgggaaagggaggagcgCATCCTGCTCTGCGTGCCCCTGCGCGACGCCGAGTCGCACCTGGGCATGTTCTTTTCGCACCTGAGGAACTTTACGTACCCGCACAACCTGATCGACCTGGCGTTTTTGGTGTCGGACTCTAAGGACAGGACGCTGGAGGTGCTGAcggagagcttggaggcGATTCAGAACGATGTGGATGACAATCAGCACTTTGGGGAGATTTCGATTATTGAGAAGGATTTTGGACAGATTGTGAATCAGGATGTGGAGAGCAGGCATGGGTTTGCGGCTCAGGCGCCGAGACGGAAGTTGATGGCAAGGGCGAGGAATTGGTTGTTGAGTGCGGCGCTGAGGCCGTATCATTCTTGGGTGTATTGGAgggatgtggatgtggagACGGCGCCGTTTACGATTTTGGAGGATTTGATGAGGCATAATAAGGATGTTATTGTTCCTA ATGTCTGGAGACCTCTTCCCGACTGGCTTGGTGGAGAGCAGCCTTATGATCTTAACTCGTGGCAGGAGTCGGAAACCGCCCTTGCTCTTGCCGACACTCTTGACGAAGACGCTGTCATTGTGGAGGGTTATGCCGAGTACGCGACATGGCGGCCTCATCTGGCATACCTGCGTGATCCTTACGGCGACCCGGatatggagatggagatcgatggtgttggtggcgtCAGCATTCTGGCCAAGGCGAGAGTTTTCCGTTATGGTGCTCACTTCCCGGCTTTCAGTTTCGAAAAGCATGCCGAGACTGAAGGTTTTGGAAAG atggccaagaagatgCAATTCTCGGTCGTGGGCTTGCCACACTACACTATCTGGCATTTGTACGAGCCTAGCGTTGACGATATCAAACACATGGAG CAAATGGAGAAAGAGAGGTTAGCGAAGGAAGccgaagaaaaggaaaaggcagagaagtccaagaagatcaaggaagAGTTTGGTGATACCACGGGTCAGTGGGAGCAAGATAAGACCAAGCTGCAGAACATCGCGTTGCAAGataagaaggagaaggaggctcaggcggagaagaaggctgaggcTCAGCCTGCTGCTCAAGCGCCAGCGCAAGGGCAACAGAAGGTTGAGGGGAAGCAGGAGGGTGCCAAGACGTGA
- a CDS encoding hypothetical protein (COG:G; CAZy:CE3; EggNog:ENOG503PC66) has translation MKFNGASRRSHRHFVAIATLIFSTLVLSTPGPVSNGQDGEQRVISDGAKDDTQTSREKSSDKEGTISGFNPPDFELRILALGDSITYGQGSSHGNGYRKYLRDSLRQAGYKVNMVGSKQHGLMNNNQVEARDKMDRVATIHGLSKHSVKYQPNVILIHAGTFDTLMQNDLYETEYNYSMPAFGSGSSPWIGGIYQRYADMVDYLFDQVPNTTIILSTIIPTGNRIIYKNMDYVTSMAREVVANRLWVLEPERPQKIVLADMWAVGIGAAEFEVMGRHDFRADGIHPNDSGYEKMASIFLRAIIGAGESGFLSPLRDSEHVENMAETYGDDLDTFTVEAQVPSPAIDENVMIYMAARATNMRGTGGKTPDDGIWSKTED, from the exons ATGAAGTTCAACGGTGCTTCCCGGCGGAGCCACAGACATTTTGTTGCCATTGCAACACTTATATTCTCAACGCTCGTCTTGTCTACTCCTGGGCCTGTCTCCAATGGTCAAGATGGCGAACAGAGAGTTATCAGTGACGGAGCAAAAGATGATACCCAGACATCTCGGGAAAAAAGCAGTGATAAAGAAGGGACAATCAGTGGCTTCAACCCTCCAGACTTTGAACTTCGCATTCTGGCCCTCGGTGATTCCATCACTTATGGGCAGGGCTCAAGCCATGGCAATGG ATACCGCAAATACCTCCGAGACTCCCTCCGGCAGGCAGGCTACAAAGTCAACATGGTCGGCAGCAAGCAGCACGGCCTCatgaacaacaaccaagtCGAGGCACGCGACAAGATGGACCGAGTCGCCACCATCCACGGGTTATCCAAACACTCGGTCAAGTACCAGCCCaacgtcatcctcatccacgcCGGCACCTTCGACACCCTCATGCAAAATGATCTCTACGAGACAGAATACAACTATTCCATGCCAGCATTCGGGTCAGGGTCATCACCCTGGATCGGCGGCATCTACCAGCGATACGCCGACATGGTAGACTATCTTTTCGATCAGGTGCCCAACACAACCATCATCTtgtccaccatcatcccgaCCGGGAATCGAATCATTTACAAAAACATGGACTATGTAACCTCCATGGCCCGAGAGGTTGTTGCCAATCGTCTTTGGGTTCTCGAGCCTGAACGGCCGCAGAAGATTGTACTCGCAGATATGTGGGCGGTCGGCATCGGAGCAGCAGAATTCGAGGTGATGGGTCGGCATGATTTCAGGGCGGATGGGATCCACCCCAACGATTCTGGATACGAGAAGATGGCGAGTATCTTCTTACGGGCGATTATCGGTGCCGGTGAAAGTGGCTTTCTTTCCCCGCTGAGAGATTCGGAGCATGTGGAAAACATGGCGGAAACTTACGGTGACGACCTTGACACCTTCACTGTCGAGGCGCAGGTCCCGTCACCAGCAATTGACGAGAATGTGATGATATATATGGCAGCACGGGCAACGAATATGAGGGGCACGGGGGGCAAAACTCCAGATGATGGTATATGGAGTAAAACAGAGGATTGA
- the YND1 gene encoding Golgi apyrase (COG:F; EggNog:ENOG503NV3I), translating into MGGKKWRWGVILDAGSSGTRLHIYRWKDPEKALKGASKHDLASLPKLMTEKIWTKKIRPGISTFGEKVDKVGPDHLQSLIDHALEIIPKDKIRDTPIFLMATAGVRLLPAVQQSALTREVCYYLRSNTQFSLPDCDMHIQVIKGETEGLYGWIASNYLLGGFDNPDKHQHGKGHHTYGFLDMGGASAQIAFAPNATEAEKHADDLKLLRLRTLDGSPVEYKVFTTTWLGFGVNQARESYVESLKDLYPSSSTELPDPCLPKGLRTTLDGVPVKTPKPKNTTLIGTGHFDECLKKTYPLLGKDKPCSDNPCLINGQHVPAIDFDVNHFIGVSEYWHTTHGVFGGKDDKAYDFTTYQKRVKDYCSQDWTSISKGLNPKKEHAAKNAQEACFKASWLINVLHDGIGVPRIGMEDLPQVNVSKGTQGALEHAKEKGFLEPFQAVDKIDGIEVSWTLGKMVLYAAGQVPPKSGDDGYPVGFGGNVVSGKAVPDDFQFAGSSWRPVGGDNGKHHNGTVGGDDDDWDLDAEDILDRARTRGGQMGFWVFLGLVGLVMWWFRKRERRMRVYSRVRGLTRRRRSHTGKYVPGGNRSPLTKLTTKLFGGRSSSGGGYERVMEEGELDRFELGDVASSSGSGEYSDEDSSSDHSRGSKAGSQFGRSSGLATPTATSGGGLGGGYGFETVTTVGGGMSALNRSGLVVRTDSRERLSLPLSGGVGGVTGRRSRAGSPTRMKSPLGGGTSPLDDR; encoded by the coding sequence ATGGGCGGCAAAAAGTGGCGATGGGGTGTTATACTCGACGCCGGGTCTTCCGGAACCAGGTTACATATCTACCGATGGAAAGATCCAGAGAAGGCGCTCAAGGGCGCATCAAAACATGATCTCGCCAGTTTGCCAAAATTGATGACAGAAAAGATATGGACGAAAAAGATCAGGCCGGGAATCTCGACATTTGGGGAGAAGGTTGACAAGGTCGGCCCGGATCATCTCCAGTCCCTGATTGACCATGCGCTCGAGATCATCCCCAAGGACAAGATCAGGGACACCCCGATATTCTTAATGGCGACGGCCGGTGTGCGCCTGCTTCCCGCGGTTCAACAATCAGCCTTAACGCGCGAGGTCTGCTACTACCTACGATCAAACACACAATTTTCGTTGCCAGACTGCGACATGCACATTCAAGTTATCAAGGGGGAAACAGAAGGATTGTATGGCTGGATAGCCTCAAACTACCTCCTTGGCGGCTTCGACAACCCCGATAAACACCAGCATGGAAAAGGTCACCACACATATGGCTTCCTCGACATGGGTGGTGCCTCGGCGCAAATCGCCTTTGCCCCCAACGCCACCGAAGCAGAAAAGCACGCCGACGACCTCAAGCTCTTACGATTACGAACACTCGATGGCTCCCCTGTGGAATACAAAGTATTCACCACGACCTGGCTCGGCTTTGGCGTAAACCAAGCGCGTGAATCCTACGTCGAATCTCTCAAAGATTTGTatccatcttcctccaccgAACTCCCGGACCCTTGCTTGCCAAAAGGCCTGAGAACCACCCTCGACGGTGTCCCGGTAAAAACCCCCAAGCCGAAAAATACCACCCTCATCGGCACCGGCCACTTTGACGAGTGCCTCAAGAAAACCtaccccctcctcggcaaAGACAAACCCTGCAGCGACAACCCCTGCCTCATCAACGGGCAGCACGTCCCCGCCATCGACTTTGACGTCAACCACTTCATCGGCGTCTCTGAATACTGGCACACCACCCACGGCGTGTTTGGCGGCAAAGACGACAAGGCCTACGACTTTACCACCTACCAAAAGAGGGTAAAAGACTACTGCAGCCAGGACTGGACGTCCATCTCGAAAGGGTTGAATCCGAAAAAGGAGCACGCCGCCAAGAATGCGCAGGAGGCGTGCTTCAAGGCGAGCTGGTTGATCAATGTGCTGCATGACGGGATTGGGGTGCCGAGGATAGGGATGGAGGATTTACCCCAGGTTAATGTGTCCAAGGGCACGCAGGGGGCGTTGGAACATGCGAAAGAaaaggggtttttggagcCGTTCCAGGCGGTAGATAAGATTGATGGGATTGAGGTTAGTTGGACgttggggaagatggtgcTTTACGCTGCTGGGCAGGTGCCGCCGAAGagtggggatgatgggtaCCCtgtgggatttgggggtaATGTTGTGAGTGGGAAGGCGGTGCCAGATGATTTTCAGTTTGCGGGCTCGAGCTGGAGGCCAGTGGGCGGTGATAATGGGAAGCATCATAATGGCACGGTGGGgggggatgacgatgacTGGGATTTGGACGCGGAGGATATTTTGGATcgggcgaggacgaggggagGGCAGATGGGgttttgggtgtttttggggttggtggggttAGTGATGTGGTGGTTTAGGAaacgggagaggaggatgagggtttaCAGCCGGGTGAGGGGCTTgacgaggcggaggaggagtcaTACCGGAAAGTATGTACCTGGTGGGAATAGGAGTCCGTTGACGAAACTCACTACCAAGCTCTTTGGGGGGAGATCGTCAAGTGGGGGGGGTTatgagagggtgatggaggaaggggagctCGATCGGTTTGAGCTGGGGGATGTTGCGTCTAGCAGCGGCAGTGGGGAGTATTCTGATGAGGACTCGAGCAGTGACCACTCCCGCGGATCGAAAGCCGGATCTCAGTTTGGGAGGAGCTCGGGCCTGGCGACGCCTACTGCTACGAGCgggggtgggctgggtgGGGGGTATGGGTTTGAGACTGTGACGacggtgggaggggggatgtcGGCGCTGAATAGGAGCGGGTTAGTGGTGAGGACGGATAGTAGGGAGCGGTTGAGCCTGCCGTTGAgtgggggtgtgggaggggtaactgggaggaggagcagggcgGGAAGTCCGACTAGGATGAAGAGTCctttggggggagggacatCACCGCTGGATGACAGGTGA
- a CDS encoding hypothetical protein (EggNog:ENOG503Q389; COG:S; BUSCO:EOG09264L06), with protein MSQTFGLVPAGQPVITTPTKILSDTSFIYSIPPSPNTKPFSHIVVFLLPGITLPPAHAAAIHLLTPPTDPNSGQEFDIAFLGALGHGKPSAIFKLSNDTSKGVAIGISVEPEAAVGLKMQELADKQSKALVPTAAGTGSNGGGQTLQLAQRIINNAFNFLSSYSGRMHNGEEVVPIKAFEQWWRKFEGRVRADPAFLERDV; from the coding sequence ATGTCCCAAACCTTCGGCCTTGTCCCCGCCGGCCAACCCGTCATAACCACCCCAACAAAAATTCTGTCTGACACCTCCTTCATCtactccatccccccctcccccaacacaaAACCCTTCTCCCAcatcgtcgtcttcctcctgccGGGTataaccctcccccccgcccaCGCAGCAGcaatccacctcctcactccccccACGGACCCTAATTCCGGTCAAGAATTCGACATTGCCTTCCTCGGCGCCCTAGGCCACGGGAAACCCTCTGCAATCTTCAAACTCAGCAACGACACCTCCAAGGGGGTGGCAATAGGGATAAGCGTCGAGCCAGAGGCGGCCGTCGGGTTGAAGATGCAGGAGTTGGCCGACAAGCAGTCCAAAGCTTTGgttccaacagcagcagggacGGGGAGTAATGGTGGGGGACAAACGTTGCAGCTGGCTCAGAGGATAATAAACAATGCGTTTAACTTTTTAAGTAGTTACTCGGGCAGGATGCAcaacggggaggaggtggtgccgATCAAGGCTTTTGAgcagtggtggaggaagttcgaggggagggtgagggctgATCCGGCTTTTCTTGAGAGGGATGTTTAG
- the MTR3 gene encoding 3'-5'-exoribonuclease (EggNog:ENOG503NUZX; COG:J) translates to MADRRRINGPPGATMAPVFEDDAGQPEIKNGKGRDRAPNVIRKTFLKTGVTPSASGSAYLEFEGSSKSGVSGLKLSCTVHGPRSLPRSSPFSPHIVLSAHVKYAPFATKQRRGYLRDPSERDLGTHLETALRGAIIADRWPKSGVDIIISIIEGDQDRETSKSQGDETWDMMNVLSGCITVASAALADAGIDCVDTVAGGVAALVQDAGEDSTPRIVVDPIPSDHEKVLGACCVAYLPTRDEITNLWFKGDLPAADAGLYTQLVENGIQASRTANRVLVECLCEATS, encoded by the exons ATGGCTGACAGAAGACGTATCAACGGCCCTCCTGGGGCCACAATGGCGCCAGTATTTGAAGATGACGCCGGTCAACCAGAGATCAAGAACGGCAAGGGAAGAGATCGGGCACCAAATGTCATTCGCAAGACGT TTCTCAAGACAGGCGTAACTCCATCAGCTTCTGGTTCCGCCTATCTGGAGTTTGAAGGGTCCAGCAAGAGTGGTGTCTCAGGGTTGAAGCTCAGCTGCACAGTCCATGGGCCACGATCTCTCCCAAGATCAAGCCCATTCTCACCTCACATCGTTTTGTCAGCCCATGTCAAATATGCGCCATTTGCTACAAAGCAGAGACGGGGCTATCTACGAGACCCCAGTGAGAGAGATCTCGGCACCCATCTTGAAACAGCTCTTCGTGGGGCCATCATTGCAGATCGCTGGCCGAAGAGCGGTGTCGATATTATCATCTCGATCATCGAAGGAGACCAAGACAGAGAGACATCAAAATCTCAAGGAGATGAGACTTGGGACATGATGAACGTGTTGAGTGGGTGCATCACAGTGGCTTCAGCTGCATTGGCAGACGCTGGTATCGATTGTGTGGACACTGTTGCCGGAGGTGTTGCTGCACTCGTTCAAGATGCCGGCGAGGACTCAACGCCTAGGATTGTCGTTGACCCCATTCCGTCGGATCACGAAAAGGTATTGGGGGCTTGCTGCGTAGCCTATCTGCCCACAAGAGACGAGATCACCAACTTGTGGTTCAAGGGTGATCTGCCAGCCGCCGATGCTGGTCTGTACACGCAGTTGGTGGAGAACGGCATTCAAGCTTCAAGAACCGCCAACCGGGTGCTTGTTGAGTGCCTGTGTGAAGCTACGAGCTAA